One genomic segment of Chitinophaga sancti includes these proteins:
- a CDS encoding HAD family hydrolase gives MHNNIKVIAFDADDTLWVNETYFREAEDQFTIMLEDFLPRHVSIKELFKTEMDNMSLYGYGVKAFVLSMLETVLRVTENNIPAAYLGKVIQIGRDMLSKPVIMLEGVETVLQALQPHYRLVVATKGDLLDQERKLRLSGIEHYFHHIEIMSDKQENDYAKLIKRLDIQPAEFMMLGNSLKSDVLPVLSLGGFGGHIPFHTTWEHERIDFSINHPNFYEFSTITDTLAKLLPEQNAVTE, from the coding sequence ATGCATAACAATATTAAAGTCATCGCATTTGATGCAGACGACACTTTATGGGTAAATGAAACCTACTTCCGGGAGGCGGAAGATCAGTTTACCATCATGCTGGAAGACTTCCTGCCAAGACATGTAAGCATTAAAGAGCTTTTTAAGACCGAAATGGACAACATGTCCCTTTATGGATATGGAGTAAAGGCTTTTGTCTTATCGATGCTGGAAACGGTCCTAAGAGTCACAGAAAACAATATTCCCGCCGCCTACCTTGGCAAAGTCATTCAGATAGGCCGGGATATGCTTAGTAAGCCGGTGATTATGCTGGAAGGAGTTGAAACGGTATTGCAGGCACTACAGCCACATTACCGGCTGGTAGTAGCCACCAAAGGGGATCTGCTGGACCAGGAGCGGAAACTGCGTCTCTCCGGTATCGAACATTACTTTCATCATATTGAAATCATGAGCGATAAACAGGAGAATGATTATGCAAAGCTCATCAAACGACTGGATATACAGCCAGCAGAATTTATGATGCTGGGCAATTCCCTGAAGTCAGACGTACTGCCTGTACTTTCACTGGGTGGTTTTGGCGGCCATATTCCTTTTCATACCACGTGGGAACATGAACGCATTGACTTTTCAATTAACCATCCGAACTTCTATGAGTTCTCCACGATCACTGATACACTCGCCAAACTACTGCCGGAACAAAATGCGGTTACTGAATAA
- a CDS encoding MBL fold metallo-hydrolase — protein MNLTISGYSTALFSTWYFIEELGLLFDCGDGLMSALLQKSRKIENVFISHPDRDHLTGLLQLNQLNARDGFPIIHYPRDSSSFPALRDFSMKFDPHVKGTVWHPIVDRERVWIKKDIYVEALRNNHVPAAENVFKSFGFKVVQVKYKLKQEYVSLPPLDIKKAIDTLGKEATHHIVETILLAYSGDTPAENFSYWNHAKILIHEATFLGDEVEIQSHRNKHSKLEDVLRNVAEIQIEALILGHFSSRYSNEQIDESVRELCKKYNIQIPVYRILPGQTVFDILSMPSLLV, from the coding sequence ATGAACCTGACAATTTCCGGATATTCGACTGCATTATTTTCAACATGGTATTTCATTGAAGAATTAGGGCTGCTCTTCGACTGTGGGGATGGGTTAATGTCGGCCCTCTTACAAAAGAGCAGGAAAATTGAGAACGTTTTTATCTCACATCCCGACAGAGACCACCTCACAGGTTTGCTACAGCTCAATCAGCTCAATGCCAGAGATGGCTTTCCCATTATACATTACCCAAGGGATAGTAGTTCATTTCCCGCACTCCGTGATTTCTCCATGAAATTTGACCCCCATGTAAAGGGCACAGTATGGCACCCTATTGTGGACAGGGAAAGGGTTTGGATTAAAAAAGACATCTATGTGGAAGCATTGAGAAATAACCACGTGCCTGCGGCAGAAAATGTATTCAAAAGCTTTGGCTTCAAAGTCGTACAGGTAAAATACAAATTGAAGCAGGAATATGTGTCGCTCCCTCCTCTTGACATCAAAAAGGCTATTGATACCCTAGGTAAAGAAGCGACACACCATATCGTAGAGACCATCCTGCTGGCTTACAGCGGAGATACCCCGGCTGAAAACTTTAGCTATTGGAACCACGCGAAAATACTGATCCACGAAGCTACTTTTTTAGGGGATGAGGTTGAAATTCAATCGCATCGTAATAAACATAGTAAATTGGAAGATGTACTCAGAAATGTCGCAGAGATTCAGATTGAAGCCCTGATCCTGGGGCATTTTTCATCCAGATATTCGAATGAACAAATTGATGAAAGTGTACGGGAATTATGTAAAAAGTACAACATCCAGATACCTGTGTACAGGATACTACCGGGTCAGACAGTCTTCGACATTTTATCCATGCCATCATTGCTCGTCTGA
- a CDS encoding quinone oxidoreductase, whose product MITNVVLIEETDKLKYQTVELTPPGPQEVLIRQKAIGVNYVDVFFRNGTFPVDAFPAPIGLEAAGIVEQVGDAVKHFVPGDRVAYYGTAGTYAEHKVLRENELYHLPDDITFEQAASVMVKGLTAHMLLKASHVVKAGEVLLVHAMMGGVGSLLSAWGRSIGATVIGTVGSAAKKELALKLGFQKVINLQNEQLTEKVDVVYDGTGKTTFQQSLELIKPGGTAVLYGWPSGMPDIDTQWMEDRNIHFVTAVLNHYPAYQDKSGKTMEEIFDLIRKGVFEISMPAVYSLADAAKAHADLESRKTTGSIILQP is encoded by the coding sequence ATGATTACAAATGTTGTATTGATTGAAGAAACAGATAAATTAAAATATCAGACTGTTGAATTAACGCCTCCCGGTCCACAGGAAGTATTGATCCGCCAAAAAGCCATCGGGGTGAATTATGTAGATGTATTTTTCAGGAATGGTACCTTCCCTGTCGATGCCTTTCCTGCGCCCATTGGACTGGAAGCTGCCGGTATTGTTGAGCAGGTGGGCGATGCAGTGAAGCACTTCGTACCAGGAGACCGGGTGGCTTATTATGGCACAGCTGGTACTTATGCGGAACACAAGGTACTGCGTGAAAATGAGCTCTATCACCTGCCTGATGATATAACTTTTGAACAGGCCGCTTCGGTAATGGTAAAGGGATTGACTGCACATATGTTGCTAAAAGCCAGTCATGTAGTGAAAGCCGGGGAAGTCTTATTGGTACATGCCATGATGGGAGGAGTAGGTTCCTTATTGAGTGCATGGGGGCGGTCAATAGGCGCTACTGTAATTGGTACCGTAGGTAGTGCGGCAAAGAAGGAACTCGCATTAAAGCTGGGCTTTCAAAAAGTAATTAATTTGCAAAATGAGCAGTTAACAGAAAAGGTGGATGTAGTATACGATGGCACAGGCAAAACTACTTTTCAGCAATCATTGGAGTTGATAAAACCCGGTGGCACTGCTGTATTATATGGTTGGCCTTCCGGCATGCCAGATATAGATACGCAATGGATGGAAGATAGAAATATCCATTTTGTAACGGCTGTCCTGAATCATTATCCTGCCTACCAGGATAAAAGTGGGAAAACGATGGAAGAGATCTTTGACCTGATCCGCAAGGGAGTATTTGAGATCAGTATGCCGGCTGTATATTCTTTAGCTGATGCCGCAAAAGCACATGCAGACCTGGAATCCAGAAAAACGACAGGTAGTATTATTTTACAACCATAA
- a CDS encoding ABC transporter permease, producing the protein MLGNYFKIAIRNLAQNKIYSLINIVGLTIGLTCAMLILLYVKDEVSFDRFHQNSSHIYRLVYKFTSKGAEQNNSFTSVLQGPKFAEHIPGIKSFTRVQGGGMDFKTATSLEGKAVLFVDPNFFSTFTFKVIDGDASTCLLSPHSIVLTKDEAKKQFGTVDAVGKVMMVSEKNTFVPYQVTAVTENCPQNSSIQYKILVPTKDDAAAVKDNDNWFSYYLNTFIVLDEHADPQTVTAQMKRFYEKDAAASFANMTAKFGDFRDGNLGTYLLQPMTDIHMSKDFGASNGLENASDPIYAYILSGLAGFVLLIASINFVNLTIARSVRRAKEIGIRKAIGSDRRQLIIQFLGESFILCGIAFLLAIAVAQLVLPVFNELSNKKLAMSYLLDARLILGYIGLFLLTGLLAGFYPALVLSGYSPIDTLYSRFTLKGKGWLQKSLVVLQFTLASFLIIATITMYSQFNYLTKADLGYDDTNLVLVDKQNMTHEEAATFKMELLKSPDIISVAPKNSGSWGTNVKLADESTVNFQWETIDESYLSTLKIPLVMGRNFSTRFPGDSAHSVIVNETFVKNAGWTNPIGQTVIFTFKDNKTYQVIGVVKDYHYGGLTRAIGAQLFTMDNANPYGTFNIKLKPNTRARGLAFIEKKYNTFYPFSPYNYWFMKDTNQLNYEYETRWKSIILFGAILTIFVSCIGLFGLSVLAAEKRTKEIGIRKVLGASVQSIATVLSVEFVKLVMIALLIAMPLAWIAVSKWLENYPYRVTLGWSIFAGAGGLVLLIAICTVSFQAIKAAFANPVNSLRRE; encoded by the coding sequence ATGCTCGGGAACTATTTCAAAATCGCTATCCGCAATCTGGCGCAAAATAAAATTTATTCGCTCATCAATATAGTGGGTTTAACCATTGGCCTTACCTGCGCCATGTTGATATTATTGTATGTAAAGGATGAAGTCAGCTTTGACCGCTTTCATCAGAACAGTTCGCATATATACAGGCTGGTCTACAAATTCACCAGTAAGGGGGCAGAACAAAACAACAGTTTTACCAGCGTATTGCAAGGTCCAAAATTCGCTGAGCATATTCCCGGCATCAAATCGTTTACCCGCGTACAGGGTGGTGGTATGGACTTTAAGACCGCCACTTCGCTGGAAGGTAAGGCGGTACTTTTTGTGGATCCAAATTTCTTTTCCACCTTCACCTTTAAGGTGATAGACGGCGATGCCAGTACCTGTTTACTATCCCCTCATTCCATCGTACTCACAAAGGATGAAGCAAAGAAACAATTTGGCACTGTCGACGCTGTCGGCAAAGTTATGATGGTCAGTGAAAAAAATACCTTTGTGCCTTACCAGGTGACTGCTGTCACCGAAAACTGTCCACAGAACTCCTCCATCCAATATAAAATACTCGTCCCGACCAAAGATGACGCCGCCGCTGTCAAGGATAATGACAACTGGTTTTCCTACTACCTCAATACCTTTATCGTACTGGACGAGCATGCGGATCCGCAGACTGTTACCGCACAGATGAAGCGGTTCTATGAAAAAGACGCTGCTGCCAGCTTTGCGAATATGACCGCTAAATTTGGTGACTTCAGAGATGGTAATTTAGGCACGTACCTTCTGCAACCCATGACTGACATTCACATGAGTAAGGATTTTGGCGCCAGCAATGGACTGGAGAATGCCAGCGATCCTATTTATGCCTATATACTTTCTGGTCTTGCCGGCTTCGTGCTGCTCATTGCCAGTATCAACTTTGTGAACCTTACAATAGCACGCTCAGTAAGAAGGGCAAAAGAGATTGGGATCCGTAAAGCCATTGGTAGTGATCGTCGTCAACTCATCATACAGTTCCTCGGTGAATCCTTTATTTTATGTGGCATAGCCTTTTTACTTGCCATTGCCGTGGCTCAGTTGGTCCTGCCTGTCTTCAATGAATTGTCCAATAAGAAGCTGGCCATGTCTTATCTGCTTGATGCGCGCTTAATACTGGGGTACATTGGTTTATTTCTGCTTACAGGCTTGCTGGCGGGCTTTTACCCCGCACTGGTATTATCAGGATATAGCCCCATTGATACATTGTATAGCAGGTTTACCCTGAAGGGGAAAGGTTGGCTGCAAAAATCACTAGTGGTATTGCAGTTTACTCTGGCATCCTTCCTGATTATCGCCACCATTACCATGTATTCCCAGTTCAATTACCTCACAAAGGCGGACCTGGGATATGATGACACCAATCTTGTGTTGGTCGATAAACAAAACATGACCCACGAAGAAGCGGCTACATTCAAAATGGAATTGCTGAAGTCACCGGATATTATCTCCGTTGCTCCTAAGAACAGCGGTAGCTGGGGCACCAATGTGAAACTGGCGGATGAGTCTACAGTTAACTTTCAATGGGAGACGATAGACGAATCATATCTTTCAACTTTAAAAATTCCATTGGTGATGGGTCGGAATTTTTCTACCCGCTTTCCGGGTGACTCTGCACATTCCGTTATCGTTAATGAAACATTTGTAAAAAATGCAGGGTGGACAAATCCAATCGGCCAAACCGTTATTTTTACTTTCAAAGATAACAAGACCTACCAGGTGATTGGGGTAGTAAAAGATTATCACTATGGAGGGCTTACCAGAGCAATTGGGGCACAGCTGTTCACCATGGACAATGCGAATCCATATGGTACATTTAATATAAAGCTCAAACCCAATACCAGAGCACGAGGCCTGGCATTTATCGAGAAAAAGTATAACACCTTCTACCCATTCAGTCCCTATAATTATTGGTTTATGAAGGATACAAACCAACTTAACTACGAGTATGAAACAAGGTGGAAATCGATCATCCTGTTTGGCGCCATCCTTACCATCTTCGTTTCCTGTATCGGGTTGTTTGGCTTGTCAGTACTTGCAGCAGAAAAACGGACCAAGGAAATCGGTATCCGGAAGGTACTGGGAGCTTCAGTACAAAGTATAGCCACCGTGTTGTCAGTAGAATTTGTAAAACTGGTGATGATTGCATTGCTCATTGCGATGCCCCTTGCATGGATAGCGGTGAGCAAATGGCTGGAAAACTACCCATACCGGGTTACGTTAGGATGGAGTATCTTTGCAGGGGCTGGCGGGCTGGTGTTGTTGATAGCTATATGTACAGTGAGTTTTCAGGCTATAAAAGCGGCATTTGCAAATCCGGTGAACAGTTTGAGGAGGGAGTAG
- a CDS encoding N-acetyltransferase family protein: MIRHAALTDLPAIRDIWNYYILNTTYNYDFEPKTMEFMESWFHNKAELGLPIFVVEVDGQLVGYGAYSQFRERNAYAHSAEHGLYFKKDFHGKGMGRQLLERLLSDGKGRGFHTFIAVIDSSNEGSIIFHEKMGFENIGKIKEVGRKNGQWLNLVLLQKILS, from the coding sequence ATGATCAGGCATGCTGCCCTCACTGACCTACCAGCTATTAGAGACATCTGGAACTACTATATCCTGAATACCACTTATAATTATGACTTCGAGCCTAAAACAATGGAGTTTATGGAGAGCTGGTTTCATAATAAGGCGGAATTGGGATTGCCCATTTTTGTAGTAGAAGTAGATGGGCAGCTAGTAGGATATGGTGCTTATAGCCAGTTCCGGGAGCGGAATGCGTATGCTCATTCTGCGGAGCATGGTCTTTATTTTAAGAAAGATTTTCATGGGAAAGGTATGGGCCGGCAATTGCTGGAACGGCTCTTGTCAGACGGGAAGGGGCGGGGCTTTCACACGTTTATTGCGGTGATTGATTCTTCCAATGAAGGCAGTATTATCTTCCATGAGAAAATGGGGTTTGAAAACATTGGTAAAATAAAAGAAGTGGGCCGTAAAAACGGCCAGTGGTTAAACCTGGTTTTATTACAAAAGATCCTTTCTTAA
- a CDS encoding alpha/beta fold hydrolase — protein sequence MLEIKQLSLTISAAPGAVSAICTLPEKPICILTLAHGAGADMHHSFMEALATSLADAGIGTLRFNFPFTEQKKKRPDSPAVAQQAIAAAIDKARELYPAIPLFVAGKSFGGRMSSQYLSVNHRKDVKGLIFYGFPLHAAGKPSIDRAEHLKEVKVPMLFLQGTKDTLATWDLIEKVCRSLKKATLIKLEGADHSFKAGKNKDMIPVLTTATKDWVKKKI from the coding sequence ATGCTGGAAATAAAACAATTATCACTGACTATATCTGCGGCACCCGGAGCCGTTTCTGCTATCTGCACCCTCCCGGAAAAGCCTATATGTATCCTGACATTAGCACATGGCGCCGGTGCCGACATGCACCATTCTTTTATGGAAGCACTGGCTACTTCGCTCGCAGATGCAGGCATTGGTACCCTCCGGTTCAATTTCCCTTTTACAGAACAAAAAAAGAAACGCCCTGACTCCCCTGCCGTCGCACAACAAGCGATAGCCGCCGCTATCGATAAAGCGAGGGAATTGTACCCAGCCATCCCTCTATTTGTAGCAGGTAAATCATTTGGCGGCCGTATGTCATCCCAATATCTTTCGGTGAACCACAGAAAGGATGTGAAAGGCCTGATCTTCTACGGGTTTCCCCTGCATGCCGCAGGCAAACCATCTATAGACAGGGCGGAACATTTAAAAGAAGTAAAAGTACCTATGCTGTTCCTACAGGGAACTAAAGATACCCTGGCTACCTGGGACCTGATTGAAAAAGTATGCAGGTCCTTAAAGAAAGCCACCCTTATAAAACTGGAAGGCGCGGATCACTCTTTCAAAGCGGGGAAGAATAAGGATATGATACCTGTGCTCACAACTGCTACCAAAGATTGGGTGAAAAAGAAAATATAA
- a CDS encoding Crp/Fnr family transcriptional regulator — translation MLRTNTYFLSFAESSPEQHIKCFNAGERLMVQDKNAREILILKSGVTKCYRSEENGKELIFEFLGKGEILGDLETILHSVCLCSVEAITPVEAYSFSLEQFDAIIDNDKTFHRKLLEELALRIYQTATRASYQQNYPVEYSLVRFLLIHKEQNLSFSKQDIADYLAITVRSLNRTVKQLREGAVNTDISDVELRQLLIGL, via the coding sequence ATGCTTAGAACAAATACATATTTCTTGTCATTTGCAGAAAGTTCGCCTGAGCAGCATATAAAATGTTTTAACGCAGGGGAGCGGTTGATGGTTCAGGACAAAAATGCCCGGGAGATTTTAATTTTGAAGAGTGGTGTGACCAAATGTTATCGGTCAGAGGAAAATGGCAAGGAATTGATATTTGAATTTTTGGGGAAAGGGGAGATCCTGGGGGATCTGGAAACGATTCTACATTCTGTTTGCCTCTGTAGTGTGGAGGCGATCACTCCTGTAGAAGCTTACTCTTTTTCCCTGGAGCAGTTTGATGCCATCATAGACAATGACAAGACATTTCACAGGAAATTGCTGGAGGAACTGGCGCTTCGTATTTATCAGACAGCTACACGTGCTTCTTACCAGCAGAATTATCCGGTTGAATATTCATTAGTCAGGTTCTTATTGATCCACAAAGAACAAAACCTTTCATTCAGCAAACAGGATATTGCCGATTACCTGGCGATAACGGTACGTAGTCTGAACAGAACAGTCAAACAGTTGCGCGAAGGGGCGGTGAATACAGATATTTCTGATGTTGAACTTAGGCAATTGTTGATTGGATTGTAA
- a CDS encoding TonB-dependent receptor yields MFPKLALPMAASMLYAMTLPAQDKINELDAVTVTATVNPVVSSKTGRNLYVIKGEDIAKMPVHSIDEVLRYLPGVEVQAKGPMGAASDIVIRGGTFQQVLVILDGVRVNDPNTGHFSSYIPVNPAEIDHIEVLKGASSAIYGSDAVGGVIHIITKTFAHNQHSAPARKITAGATGGAYGLFNANANAYYSTEKLAVDIGGQTNNADGQPQRGIDGYFHLYTISGSASYKLSDNWKLSYRLSYDDRKFAAQNFYTTYVSDTANEKLSTWWQQLNLSYRKNNNAFSLLAGYKNMNDHYVYNSVSVANDNRSKLLQSLATYGHKFNDDISFVAGGQFQQKSIVSNDRGNHIVNQAAGFASMTATVSDVLTLSPALRLDWDERSGYELVPQLNASYRTGQFQIRGSAGKTIRNADFTERYNNNNKALVTSGKIGNPDLKAESSFSYEAGADYFGKYLRVSSTLFQRRYNDLIDWTTTAYDNMPYKHNLSPTGVYSLATNISKMVTSGVETDIQFTRTYQEKHTVSATAGATWLYSDIQEGQQSFYISSHARFLLNGMLSYRNQLFGVSVNGLYKVRDPQAASGIAGMVTKEYFVASIKADIFVIKNKLSLNVEADNVFNKTYADLTGAQMPGRWLMGGFRITL; encoded by the coding sequence ATGTTTCCAAAACTAGCATTACCTATGGCCGCCAGCATGCTATATGCTATGACGCTGCCGGCGCAGGATAAAATAAATGAATTAGACGCAGTTACAGTCACCGCCACAGTGAATCCGGTAGTGAGTTCTAAAACAGGTCGTAACTTATACGTAATAAAAGGAGAAGACATTGCTAAAATGCCTGTCCACTCAATAGATGAAGTACTCCGCTACCTGCCAGGTGTGGAAGTACAAGCCAAAGGCCCGATGGGGGCTGCCAGCGATATCGTGATCCGTGGTGGTACCTTCCAGCAGGTACTAGTGATCCTCGATGGTGTTCGTGTCAACGATCCGAATACCGGGCATTTCAGCAGTTACATTCCTGTCAACCCTGCCGAAATTGATCATATCGAAGTACTAAAAGGCGCTTCCTCCGCGATCTATGGTTCCGATGCAGTAGGTGGCGTGATCCACATCATCACCAAAACCTTTGCACACAACCAGCACAGCGCACCTGCCAGAAAGATCACAGCAGGTGCTACAGGTGGAGCATACGGACTGTTTAATGCAAACGCCAATGCTTATTATAGTACTGAAAAACTGGCCGTTGACATCGGCGGACAAACCAATAATGCAGATGGTCAGCCGCAGCGTGGTATTGATGGATATTTCCACCTGTACACTATTTCCGGATCCGCCAGTTATAAACTGAGTGATAACTGGAAACTCTCTTACCGTCTGAGCTATGACGATAGAAAGTTTGCCGCGCAGAACTTCTACACTACCTACGTTTCCGATACCGCCAACGAAAAACTTTCTACCTGGTGGCAGCAACTGAACCTCTCATATCGCAAGAATAATAATGCTTTTAGTCTGTTGGCAGGCTATAAGAATATGAACGATCACTACGTATATAATTCCGTTTCTGTTGCCAATGACAATCGCAGTAAGCTGTTGCAGTCCCTCGCTACTTACGGGCATAAGTTCAACGACGATATCAGTTTTGTAGCAGGTGGTCAGTTCCAGCAAAAGAGCATTGTCTCCAACGACAGAGGCAATCACATCGTGAACCAGGCAGCAGGTTTTGCTTCCATGACAGCGACAGTATCTGATGTACTCACACTGAGCCCGGCATTGCGACTGGACTGGGATGAGCGGAGTGGTTATGAACTGGTACCTCAGCTGAATGCCAGCTACAGAACAGGTCAGTTCCAGATCCGTGGTAGCGCGGGTAAAACTATCCGTAACGCTGATTTCACAGAACGATACAACAACAATAACAAAGCACTGGTTACAAGTGGAAAGATCGGCAACCCCGATCTGAAAGCAGAAAGCTCCTTCAGCTATGAAGCTGGTGCGGATTATTTTGGAAAATATCTCCGTGTTTCTTCTACCTTATTCCAGCGTAGGTACAATGACCTGATCGACTGGACCACTACGGCTTACGATAACATGCCTTATAAACATAACCTGTCACCTACAGGTGTATATTCACTGGCTACCAATATTTCAAAGATGGTGACCAGCGGTGTGGAAACTGATATCCAGTTTACCAGGACTTACCAGGAGAAGCATACCGTAAGTGCTACAGCCGGTGCCACCTGGTTGTATTCTGATATCCAGGAAGGTCAGCAGTCTTTTTATATCTCTTCACATGCACGTTTCCTGCTGAATGGTATGTTGTCATACCGTAACCAGTTATTTGGAGTGAGTGTAAATGGTTTGTACAAGGTAAGAGATCCTCAGGCAGCCAGCGGTATTGCTGGTATGGTCACAAAGGAATACTTTGTAGCGAGTATTAAAGCAGATATATTCGTGATCAAAAATAAACTTAGCCTGAACGTAGAAGCGGACAATGTATTTAATAAAACATACGCGGACCTTACAGGTGCTCAGATGCCCGGACGATGGCTGATGGGTGGGTTTAGAATAACCTTATAA
- a CDS encoding MFS transporter, which yields MRLLNKNLVLAIASMGIFVEALDIAIVNLALPQIEADLGLSNDSGYKIQSIYILIYGSFLILGGKLSDYLGRKTIFMAGCGIFLITSLGAGLSHSLNTLVLFRALQGLGAALLMPSAFSIVNYYFKEPHERGKAMGIFGSFAATGAAGGVSVGGIIANYWGWSWVFLMNVPILLAILVIAYIYLEKDTKSDSRLPDIPAAIALVLGMICLSKITEGSYMLIALVVLIVAGYYLYSRLKTQPVPLLDLKVLILSSLRKGTLLFFLLGALFTGYLFLMSFLVQQNFHFTPAEAGFLMVPFNIISILLGRFGLPGLSLKFSPKKIAMGGAVAMLIGAFSLVIAVQIHNLVFLLAGGAFIAGIGMTLCYTGYTMIAMEHVPPEHLGIAASLINTAYFVGGGIGLPLISIFMPHDSGELNSRPLWMLCIVAGLSILRLLYKKRVCIKS from the coding sequence ATGCGGTTACTGAATAAAAACCTTGTCTTAGCGATTGCCTCTATGGGCATTTTTGTAGAAGCCCTCGACATTGCCATCGTAAACCTGGCATTGCCACAAATTGAAGCTGACCTCGGATTGAGCAATGATTCCGGGTATAAAATACAAAGTATCTATATCCTGATCTATGGGAGCTTTTTAATTCTTGGTGGTAAATTGTCTGACTACCTTGGTAGAAAGACAATTTTTATGGCAGGATGTGGCATCTTCCTGATTACCTCACTGGGTGCGGGATTGTCACATTCGCTCAATACCCTGGTCCTTTTCAGGGCTTTACAGGGATTAGGGGCAGCGTTATTAATGCCGTCCGCTTTTTCTATCGTCAATTACTATTTTAAAGAGCCGCATGAACGGGGTAAGGCGATGGGGATCTTTGGTTCTTTTGCGGCCACAGGGGCAGCAGGTGGCGTGTCTGTAGGTGGGATTATCGCCAATTACTGGGGATGGTCATGGGTGTTTTTGATGAATGTGCCTATACTGTTGGCAATTCTTGTGATTGCGTATATCTATCTGGAAAAGGATACAAAGAGTGATAGCAGGTTGCCGGATATTCCGGCTGCGATTGCGCTGGTATTGGGCATGATTTGTTTGTCGAAAATTACTGAAGGTAGTTATATGTTGATTGCTCTGGTTGTTTTAATAGTAGCCGGTTATTATTTATATAGCAGGCTTAAAACCCAGCCAGTGCCATTATTAGATCTGAAGGTATTAATACTTTCTTCTTTACGGAAAGGTACTTTATTGTTTTTTTTACTAGGCGCCTTGTTCACGGGATATTTATTCCTGATGAGTTTTCTCGTACAACAAAACTTTCATTTTACCCCTGCGGAGGCAGGGTTTCTCATGGTGCCCTTCAATATCATATCTATATTGTTAGGAAGGTTTGGACTACCTGGTTTATCATTGAAATTTTCTCCTAAAAAGATAGCCATGGGGGGTGCGGTTGCAATGCTCATTGGCGCGTTTTCGTTGGTCATTGCTGTACAGATTCATAATTTAGTTTTCCTGCTGGCAGGTGGCGCCTTTATTGCAGGGATAGGCATGACGCTTTGCTATACCGGGTATACAATGATCGCCATGGAGCATGTACCTCCTGAACATTTGGGGATTGCTGCCAGCCTGATTAATACAGCTTATTTTGTGGGTGGTGGAATTGGCTTACCACTTATTTCCATCTTCATGCCACATGATTCAGGGGAGTTGAATAGCCGGCCATTATGGATGTTATGCATCGTAGCCGGGTTATCAATTTTAAGATTATTATACAAAAAAAGAGTGTGTATCAAAAGTTAG
- a CDS encoding putative quinol monooxygenase yields the protein MNTESVYVFAKWQVKEGQLDVVLELLQEVAAKSREEDGNLFYNLHQSKQDANTLLLYEGYISEAAVEVHRNSVYFQELVIGKIVPLLQNREVVVAAQI from the coding sequence ATGAATACAGAATCAGTTTATGTATTTGCCAAATGGCAGGTGAAGGAAGGACAGTTGGATGTGGTGCTGGAATTATTACAGGAAGTGGCGGCGAAGAGTAGGGAAGAGGATGGGAATTTGTTCTATAACCTTCATCAGAGTAAACAGGATGCAAATACCTTGTTGTTGTATGAAGGATATATCAGTGAAGCAGCGGTGGAGGTACATAGGAATTCAGTGTACTTTCAGGAGCTGGTGATCGGGAAGATTGTGCCATTGCTGCAGAATAGGGAAGTGGTGGTAGCAGCACAGATTTAA
- a CDS encoding helix-turn-helix domain-containing protein, translated as MGNTAANGHISDECKRHFKAIQDTQDILSGKWKMLIMGILGSGKRRYLELQRLVDGIGPKMLSKELQELEINGLVSRTEMATKPLTVEYALTEYGKSLKPILDDMAEWGKNHRDRVIKDMTSLK; from the coding sequence ATGGGAAACACTGCTGCCAACGGCCACATATCAGATGAATGCAAACGGCATTTTAAAGCCATTCAGGATACACAGGATATTCTGAGCGGTAAATGGAAAATGCTGATCATGGGGATACTGGGATCAGGCAAACGTCGCTACCTGGAATTGCAACGCCTGGTAGATGGGATCGGCCCGAAAATGCTGTCCAAAGAATTGCAGGAACTGGAAATAAACGGGCTCGTCAGCCGTACGGAGATGGCGACAAAACCCCTCACAGTGGAATATGCACTGACTGAATATGGCAAATCTTTAAAACCCATTTTGGATGATATGGCAGAATGGGGGAAAAATCACAGGGATAGGGTGATTAAGGACATGACTAGCCTAAAATAA